One Ranitomeya imitator isolate aRanImi1 chromosome 4, aRanImi1.pri, whole genome shotgun sequence genomic window, ttattttaaaaggGTTGTCAAGGACTTGGGATCACTCATTAAAATCAGATCTGCGAGAATCTGATACCTGCCACCCTAACGGTGATCAACGCTAGACGGCTAGATATACTGTGTACAGTGCTGGAACAGCAAGTCTCTGTACACTGTCAGTGATCTTGTTGAGatatgagctgcagtacccaacaaTGGCCACGGCACAGTGTACTCAGGTGCGCTGATCCAGCAGAGCTTCCAACATCTGTTAAGTGGAGTTACCAGGTGTCGGACCACCACCGaactgatactgatgacctattcGTGGGAGATGTCATCAATATTTtagtcctggaaaacccctttgagAAATTAGTAGAATTTAAGGtaaatatattgtttttttattgatCCTTAAACCCAATATTTAATTCCATTATTATGCAGCAAAGAACATATTTTCAAATGAACGTCTTCTCTCATAGCGTTTCAGCACTCTGCCCACCTTATTACTGATGACATTAGCCTTGGCACTTGCCCAGTAGTACCCAAGTTGGTTATTGGCCTGTGTTCAACCTGTGAACGTGACATCAATGGAAGCAGAACTTCcatcaggagcggtctgtgaccgctctgtgccaggAGAGATCAGCGCCGGGCAGAGCAGTCAGGTAATTAGCAACTACATACAagtaagttcttagccccatatGCAAACATAATAGGGTTTCACAGAGCGCATCATACCAGTGAAAGCTGTTAGGAGGGTTGTGTACATACAAGTGGTCAGTGTGCACTCACTTATTGAAGTTGTGCAATTAGTAAAAGCAGATGGAATAGAATTTCTGCAGCTCCGGTGATCTAGAGTAAAAAATGCCAATGTACAAAAAAAGGAGAATGGCGGTCAACGTAAGTGCTCCCGAGACTGAAGATCAAGTTCAAGGACTTTATTATGATGATTGGGACAACACGTTTTGAGATTTGTCTGATGGACTTGAGGAAGGGATCAGACTGGTCTCAAAACACCTTCTCctaataataataaagaccttgAACTTAATCTTCAGTCTCGGCAGCACTTCTGTTGACAGCCTTTGTCCTTTTTTTGGACATTGGCAAAAACAGGTCTTGACTGAGTAGTGCGAGAGGATAGAGTAAAATGAACAATCTCCTAGGACAAAAATAGGCAGAGTATAATCAAAAGAGAGTAAGAAATGGCTTGTATtatttttgtaatgttttaatGTACTTTCTAtattttagtgttcctttattGACTTTGTTTTGCTGTAAGTTAAATGCCCATGTATATACTCATCTATGTGTTTgtgcttcacaggtgtgtccttagGAGCACCACGGCATAAGAAAATGGAGGATTACCTACATCTTTTTACCATAAACTTGACTGGATATCTAGGCCCCAACTGGGAAGGAGAAGCCTCTTGTGTAGACTCTGTTGGCAATGTCACCTTCTTGGTTATAGCCTACAGTGCCCTCATAGCAGTGGGACTCATTGGAAACTCATGCCTGGTGTTTGTTATTGCTCGCCAACGGGAGATGCGGAATGTCACCAATATTTTTATTGCTAATCTGTCCTGCTCTGATATCCTCATGGCTTTGGTGTGTGTGCCCGTCACTGTAATCTATACTCTGATGAACCGCTGGATCCTGGGTGAGGCACTCTGCAAAGTGACCCCGTTTGTGCAGTGCATCTCTGTCACCGTCTCTGTATTATCATTAGTCCTCATTGCTTTGGAACGACATCAGCTCATAATACATCCAACAGGTTGGAAACCTTTGCCATGGCACGCTTATCTTGCCGTGGCAGTAACTTGGGCAGTGTCATGTTTCATTTCCCTACCGTTCCTTTCCTTTAGTATCCTAACCAATCAGCCATTCCAGAACCTCTCGTTACCTTTTGACCCTtacattgaccattttgtgtgtatTGATAACTGGCCATCTGAACCACACCGTCTGGCTTATACCACCTGCCTCCTGCTCTTCCAGTACTGCCTACCCTTGCTCCTTATTCTTTTGTGTTACCTCCGTATATTTCTACGCTTACGGAGAAGAAGGGATGTAGTGGAGAGAGCAGGAGGGGGAGACTCAGGAGGACGGAAGGGAGGTCATCGGAGGGTTAACATCATGTTACTTGCCATTGTCGTAGCCTTTGCTCTTTGTTGGCTGCCTCTCACTGTTTTCAATGCCCTCTTTGACTGGGACCATAAGCGTATTTCTACCTGTTATCACGATCTCATATTTTCTCTCTGCCACCTGTCAGCCATGGCGTCTACGTGTGTCAACCCAGTCATGTATGGTTTCTTGAATAGCAACTTCCAAAAAGAGGTAAAGACCTTACTACTCCGCTGCCGATGCGCAGGGAGTCAGGACAAATATGAGAGTTTCCCACTCTCCACGGTCAGCACTGAAGTGTCCAAAGCTTCCCTGCAAAGCGTCACCAATGGAAATAATGTATAAAATTCCCGTTGGGAATCAGGTCTATAAAACTGGGTGGATTTTAACCCACGTTAAATTGGTACCCAGGTTATCAAAGCGGGCTATAAGCCAAAATGCTGCTTCTACCGAGTTAGATCTCCCTCCATGCCAATTTCGCCAGCCAATAGGTTCTGCAACTTGCTGCAAGTTTGCAGGCATTCGTGCTAAGTGGCCTCAAAgacttttaaaaatatatatattttatttcactTGTTATCTTTCAGCTCAGCAATGAAAAGCATGCACATTCATAGTTGTGTTATACtcttctgtttttttgggggggtctttgCTGTAAAATTATAGAAATGGGAATTACTTCAtgtggtactttttttttttgctacagctTAATTTTACAAATTAGGTATTTTGATGTTCTCAAGGAAGCTAGCTAGGTAAAGCAACCCTACAGTCCAAAGTAAAAAGGTGATGACTATCATCAGGACCGGCATTGACGGAGGGGGGGTGTAACTGGGGGTCTCTACAGCAGGAGCTACACTAATAGTAGTTATCAGTGTAGCTTCCCATATGGAGACTGCTTCAGGACTTTTTGGTGAAATCACGATCACGTCACCATGATGTCACAACACAGGacctgcactctacaggagaggcaaAAACTGAAGAGGCGATAGGGTGGTGGTAAGTCCTTTATTgtttgtgtgtctgtctgtctatgtgtgtgtgtctgctggtgGCATATATTAGTGAAGACATCAGAGTGTATGAGCTCatggtacaagtgcttctcacaaaattagaatatcatcaaaaagttaatttatttcagttcttcaatacaagaagtgaaattcatatattagatATAGTCattacatagtgatctatttcaagtgtttatttctgttaatgatgatgattatgacttatagccaatgaaaacccaaaagtcattatctcagtaaattagaatactttataacaccagctgga contains:
- the LOC138676929 gene encoding neuropeptide Y receptor type 1-like, whose translation is MEDYLHLFTINLTGYLGPNWEGEASCVDSVGNVTFLVIAYSALIAVGLIGNSCLVFVIARQREMRNVTNIFIANLSCSDILMALVCVPVTVIYTLMNRWILGEALCKVTPFVQCISVTVSVLSLVLIALERHQLIIHPTGWKPLPWHAYLAVAVTWAVSCFISLPFLSFSILTNQPFQNLSLPFDPYIDHFVCIDNWPSEPHRLAYTTCLLLFQYCLPLLLILLCYLRIFLRLRRRRDVVERAGGGDSGGRKGGHRRVNIMLLAIVVAFALCWLPLTVFNALFDWDHKRISTCYHDLIFSLCHLSAMASTCVNPVMYGFLNSNFQKEVKTLLLRCRCAGSQDKYESFPLSTVSTEVSKASLQSVTNGNNV